A genome region from Caretta caretta isolate rCarCar2 chromosome 22, rCarCar1.hap1, whole genome shotgun sequence includes the following:
- the HTR3A gene encoding 5-hydroxytryptamine receptor 3A has protein sequence MWNHCEEELRKTATLWIRAMPPSTLWAFLALLLFAFMFQSEAARKGNNRTLNSAKPALLQLSNYLLAHYRKGVRPVQDWRRTTNVAIDIMVYAILSVDEKNQVLTTYLWYRQHWIDEFLRWNPEDFDNITQMSIPTESIWVPDILINEFVDVGKSPDIPYVYIRYHGEVQNLKPIQVVTACSLDIYNFPFDVQNCSLTFTSWLHNIRDINISLWRQPELVKFDKSIFMNQGEWELLYVLSQFREFSVEGSDSYAEMKFYVVIRRRPLFYAVSLLLPSIFLMVMDIVGFYLPPDSGERVSFKITLLLGYSVFLIIVSDTLPATAIGTPLIGVYFVVCMALLVISLTETILIVRLVHKQDLQPHVPDWVKHLVLERATILLCIRDRKKFYPSRTPSSDISRHPENNDSTAKLNHYGCENLCKYERTAGARPLPAPPAQGESSPVVESILQEIAAIRQFLEKRDEFRDIAREWLQVGYVLDVLLFRVYLVAVLAYSITLGTLWSIWQYA, from the exons ATGTGGAATCATTGTGAAGAGGAACTAAGAAAGACTGCGACCCTCTGGATCAGAGCCATGCCACCCTCGACTCTTTGGGCATTTCTTGCTCTGCTGCTGTTCGCTTTTATGTTTCAAAGTGAAG ctgCTCGGAAAGGGAACAACAGGACTTTGAACTCTGCCaagccagccctgctccagctctcCAACTACctgctggctcattacagaaagGGTGTCCGGCCAGTTcaggactggagaaggacaaCCAACGTAGCCATTGATATCATGGTATATGCCATTCTCAGCGTG GATGAAAAAAACCAGGTGCTGACAACCTACCTTTGGTACAGGCAG CACTGGATTGACGAGTTTCTCAGGTGGAATCCAGAGGACTTTGATAACATCACGCAGATGTCTATCCCCACCGAGAGCATCTGGGTACCAGACATCCTCATCAATGAGTT CGTGGACGTGGGCAAGTCCCCGGACATCCCATACGTCTACATCCGCTACCACGGGGAGGTCCAGAACCTCAAGCCGATCCAGGTGGTGACTGCCTGCAGCCTGGACATCTACAACTTCCCCTTCGACGTGCAGAACTGCTCGCTCACCTTCACCAGCTGGCTGCACAACA TCCGCGACATCAACATCTCTCTGTGGCGGCAGCCCGAGCTGGTGAAATTTGACAAGAGCATCTTCATGAACCAGGGAGAGTGGGAGCTCCTCTACGTACTCAGCCAGTTCCGGGAGTTCAGCGTGGAGGGCAGCGACAGCTACGCCGAGATGAAGTTCTAT GTGGTCATCCGGAGACGCCCCCTCTTCTACGCCGTCAGCCTGCTGCTCCCCAGCATCTTCCTGATGGTCATGGACATCGTGGGGTTCTACCTGCCTCCCGACAGCGGGGAGAGGGTGTCCTTCAAGATCACCCTCCTGCTGGGCTACTCCGTCTTCCTGATCATTGTGTCGGACACGCTGCCGGCCACTGCCATCGGGACCCCACTGATAG GCGTCTATTTTGTTGTGTGCATGGCCTTGCTGGTCATCAGCCTGACTGAGACCATCCTGATCGTGCGCCTGGTCCACAAGCAGGATCTGCAGCCTCACGTCCCTGACTGGGTCAAGCACCTGGTGCTGGAACGAGCCACCATCCTGCTCTGCATCCGTGACAGGAAGAAATTCTACCCCAGCAGGACACCGAGTTCGGACATCAGCCGGCACCCAGAGAACAATGACAGCACAG CCAAGCTGAACCACTACGGCTGCGAGAACCTCTGCAAGTATGAGAGGACAGCAGGCGCAAGGCCATTGCCGGCACCTCCGGCACAAGGAGAGAGCTCCCCGGTGGTGGAAAGCATCCTGCAGGAGATCGCTGCCATCCGCCAGTTCCTGGAGAAGCGCGACGAGTTCCGCGACATCGCCCGCGAGTGGCTCCAGGTGGGCTACGTGCTGGACGTGCTGCTCTTCCGGGTGTACCTGGTGGCTGTGCTGGCCTATAGCATCACGCTGGGCACCCTCTGGTCCATCTGGCAGTATGCATGA